The following proteins come from a genomic window of Paenibacillus spongiae:
- a CDS encoding glucosamine-6-phosphate deaminase, giving the protein MQIHILDNADRLGFEAAQASEAVLKQVIAEKGSARIALSTGASQFEFLKHFVRTDIEWDKVEMFHLDEYIALPEQHPASFRKYLKERFLAHVNIGKYWMVDGEGDAEETIRLLNEEISRAPIDLALIGIGENAHIAFNDPPADFDKADPYHIVNLNDTCKLQQVGEGWFSSLEDVPRQAISMSVKQIMRSLRIISCVPHKTKAKAVSRTLRSALDPECPATMLKSHPDWQLYLDKESASDIYVWVEETSKNLAT; this is encoded by the coding sequence ATGCAAATTCATATCTTGGACAATGCCGACCGGCTCGGCTTCGAAGCCGCTCAAGCCAGCGAAGCTGTACTTAAGCAAGTCATCGCGGAGAAGGGCAGTGCCCGCATCGCACTATCTACAGGAGCATCGCAATTCGAGTTCCTGAAGCATTTCGTTCGAACGGATATCGAATGGGACAAGGTGGAGATGTTCCATCTGGATGAATATATCGCACTTCCGGAGCAGCATCCCGCAAGCTTCCGCAAATATTTGAAGGAGCGGTTTCTGGCGCATGTGAATATCGGGAAATACTGGATGGTTGATGGAGAAGGGGATGCTGAAGAAACGATCCGCCTGCTGAACGAAGAAATCAGCAGGGCGCCGATCGATCTGGCCTTGATCGGCATCGGCGAGAATGCGCATATCGCATTCAACGATCCTCCTGCTGATTTCGATAAAGCAGACCCGTATCATATCGTCAACTTAAACGATACATGCAAGCTGCAGCAAGTGGGGGAAGGCTGGTTCTCGTCATTGGAGGATGTGCCCAGGCAGGCGATCAGCATGTCCGTCAAACAGATTATGCGCAGTCTGCGAATCATCTCCTGCGTTCCGCACAAGACTAAGGCCAAGGCGGTCAGCAGAACGCTCCGTTCGGCGCTCGATCCGGAATGTCCCGCAACGATGTTGAAGTCGCATCCGGATTGGCAGCTATATCTGGACAAAGAGTCGGCATCCGATATTTATGTTTGGGTGGAAGAGACCTCAAAAAATCTTGCTACATAA
- a CDS encoding alpha/beta hydrolase family protein, protein MPSLSELETYICTLYDTRDQFKRHIFDRADEAFARGDDERDRIRTIDQLAARKAEMRRLFLESAGGLPASSASLNARTIDIVQGDGFQIEKITFESRPDHIVTANLYMPDGINLPAPAVLFLCGHDRDAKHSERYHLVCSRLALAGLIVLAIDPIGQGERLSYIPEDGRFEDAIWGTQEHQRAGAQCLPIGQGLARYFVHDAMRAVDYLSERPEVDSSRIGVTGNSGGGTQASMLMICDDRIAAAAPGTFIMNRQTYMHAGGVQDAEQIWRGLTGHGFDHEDILLAFAPKPLAVLAVTYDFFPIEATRRTVGRCSRFWEMHRKSDQLLLIEDESEHRFTDKLAEAAAAFFSEHLLNRKLERDDPDPRPIPRHLLQSTPSGQVLIDMKEARTVWNENVDFALQLEQLRSERESGTAKHDGIRWLKERVFASRQRCDLNPRRVPLGNTEDGLAAEYVMWWSQEGVMNSGMIFRGGNASGAKNSPLTVAVWEGGTAALIQRRDWLQSCCSNGRSVLVLNASGVGPHSPYPIYDSPPLAFYGVMHKLSDELLWLGDSLTAMRTFDVIRCLDLIEHLKEYRDGAIDFYTAGRTNLYVMLAAAIDDRIGRIAETNGLRSVTEWVCAYSYEEEDAMSYILPGMLHYFDLADLDRWRHERSAALRNNIDGK, encoded by the coding sequence ATGCCCTCATTATCCGAATTAGAAACGTATATTTGCACGTTGTATGATACAAGGGATCAATTCAAGCGCCATATCTTCGACCGTGCGGACGAGGCTTTCGCGCGGGGAGATGATGAACGGGACCGTATCCGGACGATCGACCAGCTGGCGGCCAGAAAAGCGGAGATGAGACGCTTGTTTCTGGAATCGGCCGGCGGATTGCCGGCAAGCAGCGCTTCCCTGAACGCGAGAACAATAGACATTGTCCAGGGTGACGGATTTCAAATCGAGAAGATCACGTTCGAATCCAGGCCTGATCATATCGTAACCGCGAATCTGTATATGCCGGATGGGATCAATCTGCCTGCCCCGGCGGTTCTATTCTTGTGCGGTCACGACCGCGATGCCAAGCATAGCGAGCGCTATCACCTTGTATGCAGCCGGCTTGCGCTTGCAGGTTTGATCGTGCTGGCAATCGATCCGATCGGCCAAGGGGAACGTCTCAGCTATATCCCTGAGGACGGACGCTTCGAAGATGCGATCTGGGGAACGCAGGAGCATCAGCGCGCAGGGGCGCAATGTCTGCCGATCGGTCAAGGACTGGCACGTTATTTCGTGCATGATGCGATGCGCGCAGTCGACTACTTGAGCGAGCGACCGGAGGTCGACTCTTCACGGATTGGCGTCACGGGGAACTCCGGCGGCGGTACGCAAGCATCGATGCTCATGATATGCGATGACCGAATCGCAGCAGCGGCTCCGGGCACGTTCATTATGAACCGTCAAACCTACATGCATGCAGGCGGCGTTCAAGACGCGGAGCAAATATGGCGGGGACTGACCGGGCACGGATTCGATCATGAGGATATTTTGCTTGCTTTTGCCCCGAAACCGCTTGCCGTTCTAGCCGTTACGTACGATTTCTTCCCGATTGAAGCGACTCGCCGAACGGTTGGCCGCTGCAGTCGTTTCTGGGAGATGCACCGGAAGAGCGATCAACTGCTGCTGATTGAGGATGAATCGGAGCATCGTTTCACGGACAAATTGGCGGAAGCCGCGGCTGCGTTCTTCAGCGAGCATCTGCTGAACCGTAAGCTGGAGCGGGATGACCCCGATCCGCGGCCGATTCCCCGGCATTTGCTGCAGAGCACACCGAGCGGTCAAGTGCTCATCGATATGAAGGAAGCGAGAACCGTATGGAACGAGAACGTCGACTTTGCCTTGCAGCTGGAGCAACTCCGGTCAGAGCGCGAATCCGGTACAGCCAAGCATGATGGAATCCGTTGGCTTAAGGAGCGGGTGTTCGCCTCAAGGCAGCGCTGCGATCTGAATCCCCGCCGCGTGCCGCTCGGGAATACGGAGGATGGACTTGCAGCGGAATATGTCATGTGGTGGTCTCAAGAAGGGGTGATGAACAGCGGAATGATCTTCCGGGGCGGCAATGCTTCAGGGGCGAAGAACTCCCCCCTGACTGTGGCCGTATGGGAAGGCGGAACGGCTGCGTTAATCCAGCGCCGCGACTGGCTGCAGAGCTGCTGCAGCAATGGAAGATCCGTGCTTGTGTTGAACGCCAGCGGAGTTGGTCCTCATTCGCCTTATCCAATTTATGACAGTCCGCCCTTAGCGTTCTATGGCGTAATGCATAAGCTGTCCGACGAGCTGCTGTGGCTTGGTGACAGCTTGACCGCAATGCGGACGTTCGATGTGATTCGTTGTCTTGACCTTATTGAACATCTGAAGGAGTACCGGGACGGCGCCATCGATTTCTATACGGCGGGACGCACGAATCTGTATGTGATGCTTGCAGCTGCAATCGATGACCGCATCGGGCGAATAGCAGAGACGAACGGTCTGCGCAGCGTAACGGAATGGGTCTGCGCATACTCATATGAAGAAGAAGATGCCATGAGTTATATATTACCGGGCATGCTGCATTACTTTGACCTCGCCGATCTGGATCGTTGGCGTCACGAGCGGTCCGCAGCGCTGAGAAATAATATTGACGGTAAATAG
- a CDS encoding Gfo/Idh/MocA family oxidoreductase has product MDLTSNAFMEAYYHQAEREDGYIRDRCVFHEEIDIYDTMSVQVRYDSGALLTYSLVAYSPYEGWRATLNGNDGRMELIQSKVDNRIRIYKPDGTYQDIEVPSDEGGHGGGDERLLKALFEGGVADPLKQQADSFAGALSLLIGHAANQSIQEGEPVHIHKLLHNSAS; this is encoded by the coding sequence ATGGATCTGACTAGTAATGCCTTTATGGAGGCGTATTATCACCAAGCGGAGCGTGAGGACGGTTATATCCGCGACCGCTGCGTTTTCCATGAGGAAATCGACATTTACGATACGATGTCGGTCCAGGTGCGATACGACAGCGGCGCTCTGCTCACTTATTCACTGGTTGCCTATAGCCCATACGAAGGCTGGAGAGCTACCTTGAACGGAAATGACGGACGGATGGAGCTCATCCAAAGCAAGGTGGACAACCGGATACGGATTTATAAGCCGGATGGAACGTATCAAGATATCGAAGTTCCGTCCGATGAAGGCGGGCATGGAGGCGGCGACGAGAGGCTGCTTAAAGCTTTGTTCGAAGGCGGTGTCGCAGATCCGCTGAAGCAGCAGGCAGACAGCTTTGCCGGCGCGCTCTCGCTGCTTATCGGCCATGCGGCCAATCAGTCGATCCAAGAAGGTGAGCCCGTGCATATTCATAAACTGCTTCACAATTCTGCTTCTTAA
- a CDS encoding Gfo/Idh/MocA family protein, with amino-acid sequence MKKYVLVGAGARALHMFAKPMSGEWRDRLHFCGVYDVNRVRAGLLSAECGNVPVFDEFDRMMETVKPDVVIVASADYTHHTYIIASLRAGCDVITEKPMTIDAEKYREILEEERRSGRKVAVTFNLRFAPYFAKVKELLAAGAIGDVYHVVLEWHLDRSHGADYFRRWHSEMAKSGGLLVHKATHHFDIMNWWLDSRPNEVSGEGNGAYRALINLHVIFIWI; translated from the coding sequence ATGAAAAAATACGTACTCGTCGGTGCCGGCGCAAGAGCTCTGCATATGTTCGCCAAGCCCATGTCCGGGGAGTGGCGGGATCGGCTGCATTTTTGCGGCGTGTACGACGTTAACCGCGTCAGGGCCGGTCTGCTGAGTGCGGAATGCGGGAATGTCCCTGTCTTTGATGAATTTGACCGGATGATGGAAACCGTCAAGCCTGATGTCGTCATCGTCGCAAGCGCAGATTACACCCACCACACCTATATTATTGCATCGCTGCGAGCAGGCTGTGATGTCATTACCGAGAAGCCGATGACCATCGATGCGGAGAAGTACCGGGAAATCCTCGAAGAAGAGCGGAGGAGCGGACGAAAGGTTGCCGTTACCTTCAATCTCCGGTTTGCGCCGTATTTCGCCAAGGTCAAAGAGCTGCTTGCCGCGGGTGCCATAGGCGATGTCTACCATGTTGTCCTCGAATGGCACCTGGATCGGAGCCACGGTGCCGATTATTTTCGGCGCTGGCATTCGGAGATGGCCAAGAGCGGAGGGCTGCTGGTCCATAAGGCCACGCATCACTTTGACATCATGAACTGGTGGCTGGATAGCAGGCCGAATGAGGTATCGGGAGAGGGGAACGGTGCTTATCGTGCTCTTATCAATCTTCATGTGATTTTTATATGGATCTGA
- a CDS encoding LacI family DNA-binding transcriptional regulator, with product MKKPITIHDIAKLAEVSSATVSRVLSGSGYPVSAATREKIQRIAKESNYIPNMLGKQLKTNSSMTIGVIIPSISNPFYSSVLLGIEGIARQNRFHVIVCNSLHDAALEEEYLKTIAEKQVKGLIISSIGSDQELLQKLMDTGMKVIAIDQKVEGEGISQVEFDYRKGGYMAAKHLQLKGHRRIGYVTSLLDRPSRRSIYQGYEEAMRESGLEPLAVESTEDDVYSSLNEFNMGKKLTARLLEAEQPPTAIFACNDVMAFGVMHELSRRGIQVPQDMSVIGFDGIDYGQMIHPPLTTIQQPDYEMGSIACKMLLDQLNGETNPVYDVLLEPQLLERSSVAQVGSVE from the coding sequence GTGAAGAAACCGATCACCATTCACGATATCGCCAAGCTTGCGGAAGTGTCGTCCGCGACGGTATCCCGCGTGCTCAGCGGCAGCGGTTATCCTGTGAGCGCCGCGACCAGGGAGAAGATCCAGCGGATCGCCAAGGAATCGAACTATATTCCGAACATGCTCGGCAAGCAGCTCAAGACGAATTCAAGCATGACAATCGGGGTCATCATTCCGTCGATCAGCAATCCCTTCTATTCATCGGTACTGCTTGGAATCGAGGGAATCGCCCGCCAGAACCGGTTCCATGTCATCGTTTGCAATTCGCTTCATGACGCCGCACTGGAGGAGGAGTACCTGAAGACGATCGCGGAGAAGCAGGTGAAGGGGCTTATCATTTCCTCCATCGGCAGCGATCAGGAGTTGCTCCAGAAGCTGATGGATACGGGGATGAAAGTGATCGCCATCGACCAGAAGGTCGAAGGTGAGGGGATCAGCCAGGTTGAATTTGATTACCGCAAAGGCGGATATATGGCTGCCAAGCATCTTCAACTCAAAGGGCATCGGCGAATCGGATATGTCACTTCTTTGTTGGACAGGCCGAGCCGAAGAAGTATCTATCAAGGCTATGAGGAAGCGATGCGGGAATCGGGCCTTGAGCCGTTGGCGGTCGAGTCGACCGAGGATGACGTATACAGCAGCTTGAATGAATTCAATATGGGCAAGAAATTAACGGCCCGGCTGCTGGAAGCCGAGCAACCGCCGACCGCAATATTCGCGTGCAACGATGTAATGGCTTTCGGAGTCATGCATGAGCTCTCGCGTCGAGGAATTCAGGTTCCGCAAGATATGTCGGTGATCGGCTTCGACGGCATCGATTACGGGCAGATGATTCATCCGCCGCTTACTACGATCCAGCAGCCCGATTACGAGATGGGGAGCATCGCCTGCAAGATGCTGCTGGATCAGCTTAATGGAGAAACCAATCCCGTTTATGACGTCCTCCTGGAGCCACAGCTTCTTGAACGAAGCTCGGTAGCCCAGGTAGGATCAGTCGAATAA
- a CDS encoding 1,4-dihydroxy-6-naphthoate synthase: protein MNIAYSPCPNDTFVFHAWAHGLVPGAPELNVTYADIDITNHLAVRAEGPEVLKISYAALPWVLSEYALLPCGGALGRGCGPLVLTSGRMESASEPSVLSGRRVAVPSERSTAYLLFRLWAAQQVPGGVGEIVVMPFHEIMPAVRDGKVDAGLVIHEARFTYPSYGLSLLTDLGSWWESDTGLPIPLGAIIAKRSLDLEAIANWTRASVEYAWANPEESQQYVLRHAQEMSSEVAKAHIDLYVNEFTANLGEDGYGAVTALLTRAAQEGLVPEVDLSALRFRR from the coding sequence ATGAATATTGCCTATTCCCCTTGTCCCAATGATACATTCGTCTTCCACGCATGGGCGCATGGACTGGTGCCGGGTGCTCCGGAACTGAATGTTACGTATGCGGATATTGACATAACGAATCATTTGGCCGTTCGCGCGGAAGGACCTGAAGTGCTCAAAATCTCGTATGCCGCCCTCCCTTGGGTACTGTCGGAATACGCCTTGCTCCCTTGCGGAGGCGCACTGGGAAGAGGGTGCGGACCGCTCGTGCTGACATCAGGCCGTATGGAATCCGCCAGTGAGCCTTCGGTCTTGAGCGGCAGACGGGTAGCCGTGCCTAGCGAGCGGTCGACCGCGTATTTGCTGTTCCGGTTATGGGCCGCCCAGCAGGTACCCGGGGGCGTTGGCGAGATTGTCGTGATGCCGTTTCATGAGATCATGCCAGCAGTCCGGGATGGGAAGGTCGATGCCGGGCTGGTTATCCATGAGGCTAGATTTACCTACCCGTCGTATGGCTTGTCTCTTCTGACTGACCTAGGCAGCTGGTGGGAATCCGACACAGGCTTGCCTATACCGCTTGGAGCAATTATTGCCAAGCGGTCGCTAGACTTGGAGGCGATCGCGAACTGGACGCGCGCTTCAGTCGAATATGCATGGGCCAATCCGGAAGAATCGCAGCAATACGTTCTGAGACATGCGCAAGAGATGTCATCCGAGGTCGCGAAGGCGCACATCGATCTATACGTGAATGAATTTACGGCGAACTTGGGCGAGGACGGGTATGGCGCAGTTACCGCTTTGCTGACGAGAGCGGCGCAGGAAGGCCTTGTTCCCGAGGTGGATCTATCCGCTCTGCGATTCAGAAGGTGA
- a CDS encoding futalosine hydrolase, translated as MHTHSDFTSNSKILIVTSVSAERDAVLRGLQKSDRFDIIIGGVGSAAAAANTAAALVAGQYGLIVCAGIAGGFSDQAGIGSLVVASEIVAADLGAETPDGFLSLDELGFGTARIGVDAISGRRIVHALLEAGLTAVSGPILTVTTVTGSAATAEMLSARIPGACAEAMEGYGVAVAAEQRGIPVIEIRAISNAVGPRNREAWRIGDALQALESASTVLMEVLS; from the coding sequence ATGCACACACATTCGGACTTTACTTCAAATTCCAAAATTCTTATCGTTACGTCCGTGTCTGCAGAACGGGATGCGGTTCTGAGAGGACTTCAAAAGTCGGACCGCTTCGATATTATCATCGGCGGAGTAGGATCTGCCGCTGCAGCCGCCAATACCGCGGCTGCGCTTGTCGCAGGACAGTACGGATTGATTGTATGTGCCGGCATTGCCGGCGGTTTCTCGGATCAAGCGGGGATCGGGTCGCTTGTCGTAGCGAGCGAAATCGTCGCGGCTGACTTGGGCGCGGAGACGCCGGACGGATTCCTGAGCTTGGACGAGCTTGGTTTTGGAACGGCCCGGATCGGCGTTGATGCGATCAGCGGGCGGCGAATCGTGCATGCGTTGCTAGAGGCGGGGTTGACGGCAGTCTCTGGTCCAATTCTGACGGTCACAACCGTGACCGGTTCGGCTGCGACTGCAGAGATGCTGAGCGCGAGGATCCCGGGCGCATGCGCCGAAGCGATGGAAGGCTATGGCGTGGCGGTTGCCGCTGAGCAGCGCGGTATTCCCGTCATCGAAATTCGCGCCATATCGAATGCGGTAGGACCCCGCAATCGCGAGGCATGGCGAATCGGCGACGCGCTCCAAGCGCTGGAGTCAGCTAGCACAGTATTAATGGAGGTATTATCATGA